The following coding sequences lie in one Pseudoxanthomonas sp. SE1 genomic window:
- a CDS encoding efflux RND transporter periplasmic adaptor subunit: MNTSADLLKELRIDRKAPPPAPPSRRGLWITLGVIVALLVLAAAGWAVFGREKAIEVQTAPVAALGNGNAAATVLDASGYVVARRMATVSAKVTGKVQEVLIEEGMRVEAGQVLARLEPIDADADRALAQSQLQAARSQTGGVQAQLVEAEANARRLSSLAAQQLVSKAQYDQAVAQRDLLRAQVLTAQRNERSAADRLKIADIGLDNTVVRAPFAGVVIAKAAQPGEIVSPLSAGGGFTRTGIGTIVDMDSLEVEVEVNESFIGRVQPKMPIQATLNAYPDWQIPGEVIAIIPTADRSKATVKVRVALNVKDPRVVPDMGVRVSFLESAKPQATQAPKGVRAPAAAVSERDGAQVAFVVGDDDTVEQRTLKVGGKLGDDVQVTDGLIAGETVVIDAPAELKDGAKVKLAEEAE; this comes from the coding sequence ATGAACACGTCTGCCGACCTGCTGAAGGAACTCCGCATCGACCGCAAGGCGCCGCCGCCGGCCCCGCCGTCGCGCCGTGGCCTGTGGATCACGCTGGGCGTGATCGTCGCGCTGCTGGTGCTGGCTGCCGCAGGCTGGGCGGTGTTTGGGAGAGAGAAAGCCATCGAGGTGCAGACCGCCCCGGTCGCCGCGCTGGGCAATGGCAACGCCGCCGCCACGGTACTTGATGCTTCGGGCTACGTGGTCGCGCGCCGCATGGCCACCGTGTCGGCCAAGGTCACCGGCAAGGTGCAGGAAGTGCTGATCGAGGAAGGCATGCGGGTGGAGGCCGGCCAGGTGCTGGCGCGCCTGGAACCGATCGACGCCGATGCCGACCGTGCCCTGGCGCAGAGCCAGCTGCAGGCCGCGCGCAGCCAGACCGGTGGCGTGCAGGCGCAACTGGTGGAAGCCGAGGCGAATGCGCGCCGGCTTTCGTCACTGGCCGCGCAGCAACTGGTGTCGAAGGCGCAGTACGACCAGGCAGTGGCGCAACGCGACCTGCTGCGTGCCCAGGTGCTGACGGCGCAACGCAATGAACGCTCCGCCGCCGACCGCCTGAAGATCGCCGACATCGGCCTGGACAACACCGTCGTGCGCGCGCCGTTCGCCGGCGTGGTGATCGCCAAGGCCGCGCAGCCGGGCGAGATCGTCTCGCCGCTGTCCGCCGGCGGCGGCTTCACCCGCACCGGCATAGGCACCATCGTCGACATGGATTCGCTGGAAGTGGAAGTAGAGGTCAACGAATCCTTCATCGGCCGCGTGCAGCCGAAGATGCCCATCCAGGCCACGTTGAACGCCTACCCCGACTGGCAGATCCCGGGCGAAGTGATCGCCATCATTCCCACCGCCGACCGCAGCAAGGCGACGGTGAAGGTGCGCGTGGCGCTGAACGTGAAGGATCCGCGCGTCGTGCCGGACATGGGCGTGCGCGTGAGCTTTCTGGAATCGGCCAAACCGCAGGCCACGCAGGCGCCGAAGGGCGTGCGCGCACCGGCCGCCGCCGTGAGCGAGCGCGACGGCGCCCAGGTCGCCTTCGTGGTCGGCGACGACGATACGGTCGAACAGCGCACGCTGAAGGTCGGCGGCAAGCTCGGCGACGACGTCCAGGTGACCGACGGCCTGATCGCCGGCGAGACCGTCGTCATCGACGCCCCGGCCGAACTGAAGGACGGCGCCAAGGTGAAGCTGGCCGAGGAAGCCGAGTAA
- a CDS encoding ABC transporter ATP-binding protein, whose translation MSSLVSLRNLTKTYQRGPEKVQVLHGIDLDIPHGDFVALMGPSGSGKTTLLNLIGGLDTPTGGEIEIEGQRIDRMNDGQLAHWRSSHVGFVFQFYNLMPTLTAQRNVELPLLLTKLGTAQRKRNAEIALQLVGLADRKSHRPNELSGGQQQRVAIARAIVSDPTFLICDEPTGDLDRHSAEEILNLLQMLNKEHGKTIIMVTHDPKAAEYATHTIHLDKGELADTPAAH comes from the coding sequence ATGTCCTCCCTCGTCTCCCTCCGCAACCTCACCAAGACCTACCAGCGCGGCCCCGAAAAGGTGCAGGTGCTGCACGGCATCGACCTGGACATCCCGCACGGCGACTTCGTCGCCCTGATGGGCCCGTCCGGTTCCGGCAAGACCACGCTGCTCAACCTGATCGGCGGCCTGGATACGCCCACCGGCGGCGAGATCGAGATCGAAGGCCAGCGCATCGACCGGATGAACGATGGGCAGCTCGCGCACTGGCGCAGCTCGCATGTCGGGTTCGTGTTCCAGTTCTACAACCTGATGCCCACGCTGACCGCGCAGCGCAATGTCGAACTGCCGCTGCTGCTGACCAAGCTGGGCACGGCGCAGCGCAAGCGCAACGCAGAGATCGCGCTGCAACTGGTGGGCTTGGCAGACCGCAAGTCGCATCGCCCCAATGAACTCTCCGGCGGCCAGCAACAGCGCGTGGCCATCGCGCGCGCCATCGTCTCCGACCCCACGTTCCTGATCTGCGACGAGCCCACCGGCGACCTGGACCGTCATTCGGCCGAGGAAATCCTCAACCTGCTGCAGATGCTCAACAAGGAACACGGCAAGACCATCATCATGGTCACCCATGACCCGAAGGCCGCCGAGTACGCCACCCACACCATCCACCTGGACAAGGGCGAACTGGCCGATACACCGGCCGCGCACTGA
- a CDS encoding FtsX-like permease family protein, translating into MKYFSLIWAALFRSKTRTALTLLSVVAAFLLFGLLDSVRVAFTSGGGVAGADRLVVSSRLSLTQMLPLNLEQKIASTPGVKNVAYAAWFGGIYKDPRNFFPNFSVSENYLSLYPEYVVSDAQMKAWQNDRTGAIVGESLAKKFGWKVGDTIPLQATIFPQKDGSNAWPLTLRGTFVVADDKKKGEENQLLFHWKYFDEANQYVNGQVGWYMVKLDNVDHATRVAKAIDAISENSDRETKSQTEQAFNQSFLKQFADIGFIVTAIMGAVFFTLLLLTGNTMAQAVRDRVPELAILKTLGFTNGSVLALVLAESVLLVVLGGLIGMGLAAIMVPVLAALTGGALPIGSIPVETWVMGLALMVGIGLVVGALPSLRAMRLKIVDALAGR; encoded by the coding sequence ATGAAATATTTCTCGCTGATATGGGCCGCGCTGTTCCGCAGCAAGACGCGCACCGCGCTGACGCTGCTGTCGGTGGTGGCGGCGTTCCTGCTGTTCGGGCTGCTGGACTCGGTGCGCGTGGCGTTCACGTCCGGCGGCGGCGTGGCCGGCGCGGATCGCCTGGTGGTGTCGTCGCGGCTGTCGCTGACGCAGATGCTGCCACTGAACCTGGAGCAGAAGATCGCGTCCACCCCCGGGGTCAAGAACGTGGCCTACGCCGCGTGGTTCGGCGGCATCTACAAGGACCCGCGGAATTTCTTCCCCAACTTCTCCGTCAGCGAAAACTACCTGTCGCTGTATCCGGAATACGTGGTGTCCGACGCGCAGATGAAGGCATGGCAGAACGACCGCACCGGCGCGATCGTCGGCGAATCACTGGCGAAGAAATTCGGCTGGAAGGTCGGCGACACCATTCCCCTGCAGGCCACCATCTTCCCGCAGAAGGATGGCAGCAACGCGTGGCCGCTGACGCTGCGTGGCACGTTCGTCGTCGCCGACGACAAGAAGAAGGGCGAGGAGAACCAGTTGTTGTTCCACTGGAAGTATTTCGACGAAGCCAACCAGTACGTCAACGGCCAGGTCGGCTGGTACATGGTCAAGCTGGACAACGTGGACCATGCCACACGGGTGGCGAAGGCGATCGATGCGATCTCGGAGAATTCCGACCGCGAGACCAAGTCGCAGACCGAGCAGGCGTTCAACCAGTCCTTCCTCAAGCAGTTCGCGGACATCGGCTTCATCGTTACCGCCATCATGGGCGCGGTGTTCTTCACCCTGCTGCTGCTGACCGGCAACACCATGGCGCAGGCCGTGCGTGACCGCGTGCCGGAACTGGCCATCCTGAAGACGCTGGGCTTCACCAATGGCAGCGTGCTGGCGCTGGTGCTGGCCGAGTCGGTGCTGCTGGTGGTGCTGGGCGGACTGATCGGCATGGGACTGGCGGCCATCATGGTGCCGGTGCTGGCGGCGCTGACAGGCGGAGCACTGCCGATCGGTTCCATTCCTGTCGAGACATGGGTGATGGGCCTGGCCCTGATGGTGGGCATCGGCCTGGTGGTGGGGGCGTTGCCTTCGCTGCGCGCGATGCGCCTGAAGATCGTCGATGCACTGGCCGGCCGCTGA
- a CDS encoding ABC transporter permease, translating to MKKNFWIGNLIAVVCIVLGLVAWIMLPWQGVLGVVVLLGLWLAFTRTGRVALAATRIGIASLPQRWGASSVIIVGIAGVVGVLVAMLAMGAGFEATLKQTGNETTAILLRGGSQAETNSVITRDQSPLIGSLPGIAKDAQGRAVVSGELSQVVNLPTASTGEDANAQFRGVSDAAWTIRPNIRIIEGRKFNVGVREIVVGQGAKGQYRGLDVGKTIKLGNQDWTVVGVFAAGDAFDSELWTDIETLSSAYDRRAFQSVTVGLDGKEGFAKLKAALDDDPRLKLDVQTTQDYYSKQTRQLTTIITWLSIVIGAIMAVGAVFGALNTMYAAVAGRAREIATMRAIGFRGLPVVMAVMLETMLLALLGGVLGGLIAWAIFNGYSVATLGSNFSQVVFQFKVTPELLWSGLKWALGIGLVGGLFPALRAARLPITQALRAI from the coding sequence ATGAAGAAGAATTTCTGGATCGGGAACCTGATCGCGGTGGTCTGCATCGTCCTGGGACTGGTGGCGTGGATCATGTTGCCTTGGCAGGGCGTGCTGGGCGTCGTCGTGCTGCTGGGCTTGTGGCTGGCCTTCACCCGCACCGGCCGCGTCGCACTGGCGGCGACCCGCATCGGCATCGCCAGCCTGCCGCAGCGCTGGGGCGCATCGTCGGTGATCATCGTGGGCATTGCCGGCGTGGTCGGCGTGCTGGTGGCGATGCTGGCGATGGGCGCGGGCTTCGAAGCCACGCTCAAGCAGACCGGCAACGAGACCACCGCCATCCTGCTGCGCGGCGGTTCACAGGCAGAGACCAATTCCGTCATCACCCGCGACCAGTCGCCGCTGATCGGCAGTCTGCCCGGCATCGCGAAGGATGCGCAGGGCCGTGCGGTGGTGTCGGGCGAGCTGTCGCAGGTGGTCAACCTGCCCACCGCCAGCACCGGTGAGGATGCCAACGCGCAGTTCCGCGGTGTCAGCGATGCGGCATGGACCATCCGACCGAACATCAGGATCATCGAGGGCCGCAAGTTCAACGTGGGCGTGCGCGAGATCGTGGTGGGTCAGGGCGCGAAAGGCCAGTATCGCGGGCTGGACGTAGGCAAGACCATCAAGCTGGGCAATCAGGACTGGACGGTGGTGGGCGTGTTCGCCGCAGGCGACGCCTTCGACTCGGAGCTGTGGACGGATATCGAGACGCTCTCGTCGGCGTACGACCGGCGTGCCTTCCAGTCCGTCACCGTGGGACTGGACGGCAAGGAGGGTTTCGCGAAGCTGAAAGCCGCCCTGGACGACGACCCGCGGCTGAAGCTGGACGTACAGACCACGCAGGACTATTACTCCAAGCAGACCCGGCAACTGACCACGATCATCACCTGGCTCAGCATCGTCATCGGCGCGATCATGGCGGTGGGTGCCGTGTTCGGCGCGTTGAACACGATGTACGCGGCGGTCGCCGGACGCGCACGCGAGATCGCCACCATGCGGGCGATCGGCTTCCGCGGACTGCCGGTGGTGATGGCGGTGATGCTGGAGACGATGCTGCTGGCCCTGCTGGGCGGCGTACTGGGCGGCCTGATCGCCTGGGCCATCTTCAATGGCTACAGCGTGGCGACGTTGGGGTCGAACTTCAGCCAGGTGGTATTCCAGTTCAAGGTCACGCCGGAACTGTTGTGGAGCGGCCTGAAGTGGGCGCTGGGCATCGGCCTGGTGGGCGGCCTGTTCCCCGCGTTGCGGGCAGCGCGCTTGCCGATCACGCAGGCGTTGCGGGCGATCTGA
- a CDS encoding nucleotidyltransferase family protein produces the protein MSGSHAAVVLAAGGSTRLGQPKQLLTRDGEALVHRAARLALASGASRVLVIVGAHAKEVRAALGDLPVECLVNTAWQAGMAGSVRLAAEALARDEGATLLMACDQPALELRHLQALQSAAQHSVAGTAATRFGDRIGIPALVSPAMLRQAWALDGDRGLRDVLNAAGADVAACEAPDLAHDIDTPDDIVAAIAKGWLDPAMR, from the coding sequence GTGAGCGGATCGCATGCGGCGGTCGTGCTGGCGGCGGGCGGCAGCACGCGACTGGGACAGCCGAAACAACTGCTGACGCGAGATGGCGAGGCGCTGGTGCACCGTGCGGCGCGTCTCGCGCTCGCGTCCGGTGCGAGCCGCGTGCTGGTGATCGTCGGCGCGCATGCGAAGGAGGTGCGCGCCGCCCTGGGCGACCTGCCGGTGGAGTGCCTCGTCAACACGGCGTGGCAGGCGGGCATGGCCGGGAGCGTGCGGCTCGCGGCTGAAGCGTTGGCGCGGGATGAGGGCGCGACGCTGCTGATGGCCTGCGATCAGCCGGCACTTGAACTGCGTCACCTGCAGGCGTTGCAGTCGGCCGCGCAGCACTCCGTTGCGGGAACCGCGGCCACGCGCTTCGGAGACCGGATCGGCATTCCCGCGCTGGTGTCGCCCGCGATGCTGCGCCAGGCGTGGGCACTGGACGGCGATCGCGGATTGCGTGACGTGCTCAATGCGGCCGGTGCGGACGTCGCCGCCTGCGAAGCGCCCGACCTGGCGCACGACATCGATACCCCGGATGACATCGTCGCAGCCATCGCGAAGGGATGGCTGGATCCGGCGATGCGCTGA
- a CDS encoding XdhC/CoxI family protein has product MSVHRHPLEVSARASDEGDGSALVVVVATEGSTYVRLGAMAVFASDDTQTGWLSGGCLEPEIARRARHAVAGGHLDAMEIDTRDDEDLFAGSAVGCRGRLRLVLLPLDRLPGWSQLVQAWWQGAGALSLRLTADGGVSARAGGTQRTWTLPVAASVTAEILGEVTVPPISRVAIFGAGPETRMLVAWLSQLGWHVTVVERRARWIPADEVADEWRMQSPDEALRTLHPMPDAALVMHHHFEHDREALVALAETAIPFIGLLGPVRRREDLLRVIPAHLHALLSPRLRSPIGLKLGGQGPEAIVLSIAAQLQAWHHGEPA; this is encoded by the coding sequence ATGTCGGTCCATCGCCATCCGCTGGAAGTGTCCGCGCGCGCCAGTGATGAAGGCGACGGCAGCGCGCTGGTCGTCGTCGTCGCCACCGAAGGTTCGACCTATGTGCGGCTGGGGGCGATGGCCGTGTTCGCTTCCGATGACACGCAGACCGGCTGGTTGAGCGGCGGTTGCCTGGAGCCGGAAATCGCGCGCCGCGCGCGGCATGCGGTGGCCGGCGGCCATCTCGATGCGATGGAGATCGACACGCGCGACGACGAGGACCTGTTCGCGGGCTCGGCGGTCGGGTGCCGCGGGCGGCTGCGTCTGGTGTTGTTGCCGCTGGACCGGCTGCCGGGTTGGTCGCAGCTGGTGCAGGCGTGGTGGCAGGGCGCGGGTGCGTTGTCGTTGCGGCTCACCGCCGACGGCGGCGTGTCCGCGCGTGCAGGCGGCACGCAACGGACATGGACGCTACCTGTCGCGGCCTCCGTCACGGCGGAGATCTTGGGCGAGGTGACGGTGCCGCCCATATCGCGCGTCGCGATCTTCGGTGCCGGCCCGGAAACACGGATGCTGGTGGCATGGCTGAGCCAACTCGGCTGGCATGTCACCGTGGTGGAACGGCGGGCGCGCTGGATACCCGCGGATGAGGTGGCGGACGAGTGGCGGATGCAGTCGCCCGACGAGGCGCTGCGAACACTGCACCCCATGCCGGATGCCGCGCTGGTGATGCACCACCACTTCGAACACGATCGCGAAGCACTGGTGGCGCTGGCGGAGACGGCGATTCCCTTCATCGGTTTGCTGGGCCCGGTGCGGCGGCGCGAGGATCTGTTGCGGGTGATTCCCGCGCACCTGCATGCGCTGCTGTCGCCGCGGCTGCGCTCGCCGATCGGCTTGAAGCTGGGCGGGCAGGGTCCGGAGGCGATCGTGCTGAGCATCGCGGCGCAACTGCAGGCATGGCATCACGGCGAGCCGGCGTGA
- a CDS encoding (2Fe-2S)-binding protein, producing MKLNVNGSERDIDAPDDMPLLWVLRDLMGLTGTKFGCGIAQCGACTVHVDGSPLRACITPASAVAGKKITTIEGLSADGSHPVQKAWAELDVVQCGYCQSGQIMSAVALLAAVPTPTDSDIDHALSGNLCRCGTYQRIRAAVHRAAELGKA from the coding sequence ATGAAGTTGAACGTCAACGGTTCCGAGCGCGACATCGATGCGCCGGATGACATGCCGCTGTTGTGGGTCCTGCGCGACCTGATGGGATTGACGGGCACCAAGTTCGGTTGCGGCATCGCCCAGTGCGGTGCCTGCACCGTGCATGTCGATGGCTCGCCGCTCCGTGCCTGCATCACGCCCGCATCCGCTGTCGCCGGCAAGAAGATCACCACCATCGAAGGCCTGTCCGCCGATGGCTCGCATCCCGTGCAGAAGGCATGGGCGGAACTGGACGTGGTGCAGTGCGGTTACTGCCAGTCCGGCCAGATCATGTCGGCGGTGGCATTGCTCGCCGCGGTGCCCACGCCCACCGACAGCGACATCGACCACGCGCTGTCCGGCAACCTCTGCCGATGCGGCACGTACCAGCGCATCCGCGCCGCCGTGCACCGCGCGGCGGAACTGGGCAAGGCCTGA
- a CDS encoding xanthine dehydrogenase family protein molybdopterin-binding subunit, translated as MNLELKSSRRGFLRSTALVGGGLVVAIAVPGARRFAWAQEAQAASAAAFAPNAFLRIAADDSITVLLAHAEMGQGIWTTLPMLIAEELDADWSKIRVEHGPADKAYTSPVFGMQGTGGSTTTWSEFDRYRQAGAVARTLLLQAAAARLNVPVTELRTENGAVVSGSQRLRYGELADAAGKLAPPDPKTLTLRDPKDWKLIGKATKRLDTPEKITGKAVFGMDIQFEGLLTAVVLRSPVFGGKVKSFDATAARAVPGVRDVVQVPSGVAVVANHFWAAKLGRDALQVVWEAGDGAKLDSATLRQEFSQLATTDGPTAARAGDVIATLSKAAKTVDAEYAVPYLAHAAMEPLNCTVRIADGECDIWCGTQFPTLDQNSSAKILGIPPEKVRIHTPFLGGGFGRRATPDSDVVSEAVHVAKAAKAPVKTVWTREDDTRGGYYRSAFVEKIKVGLGEDGFPTAWHQVMVGQSIMAGTFMEAMMVKDGIDATSTEGVANSPYVLGTPVHRVDLHSPRTGIPVLWWRSVGHSVNGFVMESVVDELAHAAGKDPVEYRRALLKDHPRHLAALNLAAEKAGWSTPATQGRGRGIAVHESFGSYVAQVAEVSVEDGQIRVHRVVCAIDCGVAVNPSAVEAQMESGIVFGLGATLHSALTLKEGQVQESNYHDYRVLRMHEMPKIEVHIVPSTDRMGGVGEPGTPPIAPAVANAVFALTGQRLRELPLQLPVASATPTPTA; from the coding sequence GTGAACCTTGAACTGAAATCCTCGCGCCGCGGCTTCCTGCGTTCCACCGCCCTGGTGGGCGGCGGACTGGTCGTCGCCATCGCCGTGCCCGGCGCCCGACGCTTCGCCTGGGCCCAGGAGGCGCAGGCAGCGTCGGCCGCTGCGTTCGCACCGAACGCATTCCTGCGCATCGCCGCCGACGATTCGATCACCGTGCTGCTCGCGCATGCCGAGATGGGCCAGGGCATCTGGACCACGCTGCCGATGCTGATCGCCGAAGAGCTGGATGCCGACTGGTCGAAGATCCGTGTCGAGCATGGCCCGGCCGACAAGGCCTACACCAGTCCGGTGTTCGGCATGCAGGGCACCGGCGGCTCGACGACGACGTGGTCCGAGTTCGACCGCTATCGCCAGGCCGGCGCCGTCGCCCGCACCCTGTTGCTGCAGGCCGCCGCCGCGCGCCTCAACGTGCCGGTGACCGAACTGCGCACCGAGAATGGCGCCGTGGTGTCCGGCAGTCAGCGCCTGCGCTACGGCGAACTCGCCGATGCGGCAGGCAAACTGGCACCGCCCGATCCCAAGACGCTGACATTGCGCGACCCGAAGGACTGGAAGCTGATCGGCAAGGCGACCAAGCGGCTGGACACGCCGGAGAAGATCACCGGCAAGGCCGTGTTCGGCATGGACATCCAGTTCGAAGGCCTGCTGACCGCCGTGGTGCTGCGATCACCGGTGTTCGGCGGCAAGGTCAAATCGTTCGATGCCACCGCCGCCCGCGCCGTGCCTGGCGTGCGCGACGTGGTGCAGGTGCCCAGCGGCGTGGCCGTGGTGGCGAACCACTTCTGGGCGGCGAAGCTGGGCCGCGACGCCTTGCAGGTCGTGTGGGAAGCCGGCGACGGCGCCAAGCTCGACAGCGCGACGCTGCGGCAGGAATTCTCCCAACTGGCGACCACCGACGGGCCGACCGCCGCGCGTGCCGGCGACGTCATCGCCACGCTGAGCAAGGCCGCGAAGACCGTCGACGCCGAGTACGCCGTGCCCTACCTCGCCCACGCAGCGATGGAACCGCTGAACTGTACCGTCAGGATCGCCGACGGCGAATGCGATATCTGGTGCGGCACGCAGTTCCCCACCCTGGACCAGAACAGCTCCGCGAAGATCCTCGGCATTCCCCCCGAGAAAGTCCGCATCCACACACCTTTCCTCGGCGGTGGTTTCGGTCGCCGCGCCACGCCCGATTCGGACGTGGTGTCCGAAGCCGTGCACGTGGCCAAGGCTGCGAAAGCGCCGGTCAAGACGGTGTGGACGCGCGAGGACGACACGCGAGGCGGTTACTACCGCTCGGCGTTCGTCGAGAAGATCAAGGTCGGCCTGGGCGAAGACGGCTTCCCGACGGCATGGCACCAGGTGATGGTGGGCCAGTCGATCATGGCCGGCACCTTCATGGAAGCGATGATGGTCAAGGACGGCATCGATGCCACCTCGACCGAAGGCGTCGCCAATTCGCCCTACGTGCTGGGCACGCCCGTGCACCGCGTCGACCTGCATTCGCCCAGGACCGGCATTCCCGTGTTGTGGTGGAGGTCGGTGGGGCACAGCGTCAACGGTTTCGTGATGGAAAGCGTCGTCGACGAACTGGCGCATGCGGCGGGCAAGGATCCGGTGGAGTACCGGCGCGCCCTGCTGAAAGACCATCCGCGCCATCTCGCCGCGCTGAACCTGGCCGCCGAGAAAGCGGGCTGGTCGACGCCCGCCACCCAGGGGCGCGGGCGCGGCATCGCCGTGCACGAGTCGTTCGGCAGCTACGTCGCGCAGGTCGCCGAGGTCTCCGTCGAGGACGGCCAGATCCGCGTGCACCGCGTGGTGTGCGCGATCGATTGCGGCGTAGCGGTCAATCCGTCCGCGGTGGAAGCGCAGATGGAGTCCGGCATCGTGTTCGGACTCGGCGCGACGCTGCATTCCGCGCTGACGCTGAAGGAGGGCCAGGTGCAGGAATCGAATTACCACGACTACCGCGTGCTGCGCATGCACGAGATGCCGAAGATCGAGGTCCACATCGTGCCGAGCACCGACCGGATGGGCGGCGTGGGCGAACCCGGGACGCCCCCGATCGCGCCGGCCGTGGCGAACGCGGTGTTCGCCCTGACCGGTCAGCGCCTGCGCGAGCTGCCCCTGCAGCTTCCCGTCGCATCCGCCACCCCCACGCCGACCGCCTGA
- the rarD gene encoding EamA family transporter RarD, giving the protein MSTAPIDRKGLAITAGTFLIWGVVPLYWHLLKAVPSFQIIAHRIVWSAVLVIGWLLLKNGRGWWRQVRAQPRAVPWLGVSSLLIAFNWGLYIWAVNAGHVVETSLGYFINPLINVVLGVLVLRERLTPAQWVAVGFALAGVAWLTLQAGSPPWIALGLAFSFGLYGLVRKLVAVDPVAGLGVESLYLFLPALAYVVWGEFGHGGGFVSGYGWKNDLLLVFGGVVTAVPLIGFAYGVRRIPLSVVGLLQYIAPSIQFLIGVLVFQEAFGIARAIGFASIWTGLLIFASDGLWRARRRDMAAA; this is encoded by the coding sequence ATGAGTACGGCACCCATCGACCGCAAAGGACTGGCGATCACCGCCGGCACCTTCCTGATCTGGGGCGTGGTGCCGCTGTACTGGCATCTGCTCAAGGCGGTGCCATCGTTCCAGATCATCGCGCACCGCATCGTGTGGAGCGCGGTGCTGGTGATCGGCTGGTTGTTGCTGAAGAACGGACGCGGCTGGTGGAGGCAGGTGCGTGCGCAACCGCGCGCCGTGCCGTGGCTGGGTGTCAGCAGCCTGCTGATCGCCTTCAACTGGGGCCTCTACATCTGGGCGGTGAACGCGGGCCACGTGGTGGAAACCAGCCTGGGTTATTTCATCAATCCGCTGATCAACGTGGTGCTTGGGGTGCTGGTGCTGCGCGAGCGCCTGACGCCTGCGCAGTGGGTCGCGGTGGGTTTCGCCCTGGCCGGCGTGGCCTGGCTGACGCTGCAGGCGGGCTCGCCGCCGTGGATCGCGCTGGGGCTGGCGTTCTCGTTCGGCCTGTACGGACTGGTGCGCAAGCTGGTCGCGGTGGATCCGGTCGCCGGGCTGGGCGTAGAGAGCCTGTACCTGTTCCTGCCTGCGCTGGCGTATGTGGTGTGGGGCGAGTTCGGCCACGGCGGTGGCTTCGTCAGCGGCTATGGCTGGAAGAACGACCTGCTGCTGGTGTTCGGCGGCGTGGTGACGGCGGTGCCGCTGATCGGTTTCGCCTATGGCGTGCGGCGCATTCCGTTGTCGGTGGTCGGTCTGTTGCAGTACATCGCGCCGAGCATCCAGTTCCTGATCGGCGTGCTGGTGTTCCAGGAAGCATTCGGCATCGCGCGTGCGATCGGCTTCGCGTCCATCTGGACGGGGCTGCTGATCTTCGCCAGCGACGGCCTGTGGCGCGCGCGTCGCCGGGACATGGCGGCGGCATAG
- the yedA gene encoding drug/metabolite exporter YedA codes for MTSSVSAAAPARGGLAVAAALAIVYVVWGSTYLGIRFALEGGFPPLLMVSGSRFVVAGLVMFLFLLWRGVAPPTRAQWKNLLVMGALLLLMGNGMVVLAEQTVSSGLAAVAVASMPLWMGLFGAMRGQHPTKGEWLGIIVGFAGVVWLNAGSSLTGSPVGLVLLLIAPIAWAYGSVWSRGRDLPSPFMTAAAQMLAAGVMLVVAGLLHGERFHTADWTLSGALAVAYLAVFGSIIAFTAYVWLLHHARPVLVGSYAYVNPVIAVALGAFIAGETFTTHDIGAMVVILAGVVVITLARARQAK; via the coding sequence ATGACCTCATCCGTTTCCGCCGCCGCGCCTGCGCGTGGCGGGTTAGCCGTCGCTGCCGCCCTGGCCATCGTCTATGTGGTCTGGGGCTCGACCTACCTGGGTATCCGCTTCGCGCTGGAAGGCGGCTTTCCGCCGCTGCTGATGGTATCCGGCAGCCGTTTCGTCGTTGCCGGCCTGGTGATGTTCCTGTTCCTGCTGTGGCGCGGCGTCGCGCCTCCCACGCGTGCGCAGTGGAAGAATCTGCTGGTGATGGGCGCGTTGCTGCTGTTGATGGGCAACGGCATGGTGGTGCTGGCCGAACAGACCGTGTCGTCCGGCCTGGCCGCCGTCGCGGTGGCGTCGATGCCGTTGTGGATGGGGCTGTTCGGTGCCATGCGTGGCCAGCATCCGACGAAGGGCGAGTGGTTGGGCATCATCGTCGGCTTCGCCGGCGTGGTGTGGCTCAATGCAGGCAGTTCGCTCACGGGTTCGCCGGTCGGCCTGGTGTTGCTGCTGATCGCGCCGATCGCGTGGGCCTACGGCTCGGTGTGGTCGCGCGGCCGCGACCTGCCGTCGCCGTTCATGACGGCCGCGGCACAGATGCTGGCCGCGGGCGTGATGCTGGTGGTCGCCGGGCTGCTGCACGGCGAACGTTTCCACACGGCGGACTGGACGCTCAGCGGCGCGCTGGCGGTCGCGTACCTGGCGGTGTTCGGCTCGATCATCGCGTTCACCGCGTACGTCTGGTTGCTGCATCACGCGCGTCCGGTGCTGGTGGGCAGCTATGCCTACGTCAACCCGGTGATCGCGGTGGCGCTGGGCGCCTTCATCGCCGGCGAGACGTTCACCACGCATGACATCGGCGCCATGGTGGTGATCCTGGCGGGCGTGGTGGTCATCACCCTGGCGCGCGCGCGGCAAGCGAAATGA